From a single Gavia stellata isolate bGavSte3 chromosome 15, bGavSte3.hap2, whole genome shotgun sequence genomic region:
- the MPHOSPH6 gene encoding M-phase phosphoprotein 6, producing the protein MAAEVKTKLSKNLLRMKFMQRGLDSQTKKQLEEEEKKIISEEHWYLDLPDLKEKESFIIEERSFMPCEDLLYGRMSFKGFNPEIEKLMIQMNSRCKEEEIEVDDKMEADVSDEEMARRYETLVGTIGKKFLRKRDQRVLQDEDEDGNSNTRPSKKAKKKFLKPQD; encoded by the exons ATGGCCGCGGAGGTGAAGACCAAGCTGTCCAAGAACCTGCTGCGCATGAAG TTCATGCAAAGGGGTTTGGATTCACAAACTAAAAAACAactagaagaggaagaaaagaagataattaGTGAAGAACACTGGTATCTTGATTTACCAGATCTAAAGGAGAAAGA GAGCTTTATAATAGAAGAGAGGAGCTTTATGCCATGTGAGGATCTACTTTATGGCAGAATGTCCTTCAAAGGATTCAATCCAGAAATTGAG aagttaaTGATCCAAATGAACTCTAGgtgcaaggaagaagaaattgaagTGGATGATAAAATGGAGGCTGATGTGTCAGATGAAGAAATGGCCAGAAG ATATGAAACATTAGTGGGAACAATAGGGAAGAAATTCTTGAGAAAAAGAGACCAGCGTGTCCTCCaggatgaagatgaagatgGGAATAGTAACACAAGACCTAGcaaaaaagctaagaaaaagtTCTTAAAACCTCAGGATTAA